The Arachis hypogaea cultivar Tifrunner chromosome 14, arahy.Tifrunner.gnm2.J5K5, whole genome shotgun sequence genome has a segment encoding these proteins:
- the LOC112743583 gene encoding mitochondrial uncoupling protein 1 encodes MVAGGNSKSDISFAGTFASSAFSACFAEVCTIPLDTAKVRLQLQKQAVAGDAVTLPKYKGMMGTVATIAREEGLSALWKGIVPGLHRQCLYGGLRIGLYEPVKNFYVGRDHVGDVPLLQKILAAFTTGAVAIAVANPTDLVKVRLQAEGKLPAGVPRRYTGSLNAYSTIVRQEGVGALWTGIGPNIARNAIINAAELASYDQVKQTILKIPGFTDNVVTHLLAGLGAGFFAVCIGSPVDVVKSRMMGDSSYKSTLDCFIKTLKNDGPAAFYKGFIPNFGRLGSWNVIMFLTLEQTKKFVKSLESA; translated from the exons ATGGTGGCTGGTGGCAACTCCAAATCCGATATCTCCTTTGCTGGCACTTTCGCCAGCAGTGCTTTCTCAGCGTGTTTCGCTGAG GTGTGCACTATTCCCTTGGACACTGCCAAAGTTAGGCTTCAGCTTCAGAAACAAGCTGTAGCGGGTGATGCAGTGACCTTACCTAAATACAAGGGTATGATGGGAACAGTTGCAACCATTGCCAGGGAAGAAGGTCTTTCGGCACTTTGGAAGGGGATTGTGCCAGGGCTTCATCGTCAGTGTTTGTATGGAGGTTTAAGAATTGGGTTATATGAGCCT GTTAAGAATTTCTATGTTGGGCGTGATCATGTTGGAGATGTTCCTTTGTTGCAGAAAATCCTTGCTGCATTTACAACTG GTGCTGTGGCAATTGCAGTTGCAAATCCAACTGATCTTGTGAAAGTTAGACTACAAGCAGAAGGAAAATTGCCTGCTGGTGTGCCGAGGCGCTACACTGGCTCACTGAATGCTTATTCTACAATTGTGAGACAG GAAGGAGTTGGAGCTCTTTGGACTGGGATTGGCCCCAATATAGCAAGAAATGCTATCATCAACGCTGCTGAACTAGCCAGCTATGATCAAGTGAAACAG ACTATTTTGAAAATTCCGGGATTCACCGATAATGTTGTGACTCATCTTCTTGCTGGTCTAGGGGCTGGATTTTTCGCAGTCTGTATTGGCTCCCCTGTCGACGTG GTTAAGTCAAGAATGATGGGAGATTCTAGTTACAAAAGCACCCTTGATTGCTTCATCAAAACGTTAAAGAATGAT GGACCAGCAGCCTTTTACAAAGGGTTCATACCAAATTTTGGACGGCTAGGATCTTGGAATGTGATAATGTTTCTAACTCTAGAACAG ACTAAAAAATTCGTCAAAAGTTTAGAATCAGCCTAA
- the LOC112743584 gene encoding uncharacterized protein: protein MNVIRQRLMHTLRRDGPTETLKRKALELEKKRKTRKPKCKEQFIVEVPENLSYLDTATMPMVVAAVGIVVLAKLLMMYDESRAQELLERKIKHAPAGQGSVRMLSREEWDKVRELRPRTPFESKLARPNARIRTGEPLRLEDLKDWTIDVFMDGVTRAEDCGKRGSL from the exons ATGAACGTGATTAGGCAGAGATTGATGCACACGCTTCGGCGCGATGGCCCAACAGAAACACTGAAGAGGAAGGCATTGGaattggagaagaagaggaagacgaggaAGCCCAAGTGCAAGGAACAGTTCATCGTCGAAGTCCCCGAAAACTTGTCGTACCTCGACACCGCCACCATGCCCATGGTTGTCGCCGCCGTCGGCATCGTAGTCCTTGCCAAGCTCCTCATGATG TATGATGAATCAAGGGCCCAGGAGTTGCTGGAGAGGAAGATAAAGCATGCTCCAGCTGGTCAGGGAAGTGTGAGAATGCTGAGCCGCGAGGAGTGGGACAAGGTTCGAGAACTCCGGCCTAGGACCCCGTTTGAGTCCAAGCTTGCCCGCCCTAATGCCAGAATCAGAACCGGAGAACCCTTGCGTCTT GAGGACTTGAAGGATTGGACCATTGATGTTTTCATGGATGGTGTTACCAGAGCTGAAGATTGTGGGAAACGCGGTTCTTTATAA